In Pseudoliparis swirei isolate HS2019 ecotype Mariana Trench chromosome 9, NWPU_hadal_v1, whole genome shotgun sequence, a genomic segment contains:
- the LOC130200058 gene encoding transcription factor HES-5-like — protein sequence MAPCSSNYSSIHLNRTSEKETIKMRKPFVEKMRRDRINSCIEQLKIILEKEFHKHEPNSKLEKADILEMTVSFLSQQLQAGLWKSDSSQCYSNFWRDSVHFMSAGSNAEASVTPVQGLQQQKQQLHQAQRAGSSSPVCSTLRPTALQDSSSSSRGPVWRPW from the exons ATGGCTCCTTGCTCCTCCAACTACTCCTCTATTCACCTCAATAGGACCTCTGAGAAAGAAACCATCAAA ATGAGAAAACCTTTTGTGGAGAAGATGCGCAGAGATCGCATCAACAGCTGCATCGAGCAACTCAAGATCATCCTGGAAAAGGAGTTCCACAAGCATGAGCCCAACTCCAAGCTGGAGAAAGCCGACATCCTGGAGATGACTGTGAGCTTCCTGAGTCAGCAGCTGCAGGCGGGCCTCTGGAAGAGCGACAGCAGCCAATGCTACTCTAACTTCTGGAGGGACTCTGTGCACTTCATGTCTGCTGGATCCAACGCAGAGGCCTCTGTCACTCCTGTGCagggcctccagcagcagaagcagcagctccatcaGGCCCAGAGAGCCGGCAGCTCCTCCCCAGTCTGCTCCACCCTCAGGCCCACAGCGCTgcaggacagcagcagcagcagcagaggcccGGTGTGGAGGCCTTGGTAG
- the her12 gene encoding hairy-related 12, producing MAPCSSNYSSIHHIRISEKETIKMRKPIVEKMRRDRINSCIEQLKIILEKEFHKHEPNSKLEKADILEMTVSFLSQQLQAGLWKSDGSQCYSNFWRDSVHFMSAGSNAEASVTPVQGLQQQKQQLHQAQRAGSSSPVCSTLRPTALQDSSSSSRGPVWRPW from the exons ATGGCTCCTTGCTCATCCAACTACTCCTCTATTCACCACATCAGGATCTCGGAGAAAGAAACCATCAAA ATGAGAAAACCTATTGTGGAGAAGATGCGCAGAGATCGCATCAACAGCTGCATCGAGCAACTCAAGATCATCCTGGAAAAGGAGTTCCACAAGCATGAGCCCAACTCCAAGCTGGAGAAAGCCGACATCCTGGAGATGACTGTGAGCTTCCTGAGTCAGCAGCTGCAGGCGGGCCTCTGGAAGAGCGACGGCAGCCAATGCTACTCTAACTTCTGGAGGGACTCTGTGCACTTCATGTCTGCTGGATCCAACGCAGAGGCCTCTGTCACTCCTGTGCagggcctccagcagcagaagcagcagctccatcaGGCCCAGAGAGCCGGCAGCTCCTCCCCAGTCTGCTCCACCCTCAGGCCCACAGCGCTgcaggacagcagcagcagcagccgaggCCCGGTGTGGAGGCCTTGGTAG